In the genome of Arthrobacter crystallopoietes, the window CGTCTCGGCCCACCTGACCGGAGCCGAGATCACCGAAGAAGCCATCGCACATGCCTTCTTCGCCCACGCCGCGGCGTGACCTATCCCTATCTGTTTTCCATCAAGGAGAAACATTGACCACCATCATCCGCCCTGAACGGGCATCTGCACCGCGGCAGAGCAACGTTCAGTTCCTGCTGACCGTGGGGCTGCTGCCCTGCCTGCTCATCCTGATGTTTTGGGTTTCACCATTATGGAGCCACGGTTCCTCGACGGCGCGAACCTGATGAACATCGCCCGCCAATCCGTCTTCCTGCTGCTCATCGCCATGGGCCAGATGATCGTCCTGATCAACGCACAATTGGATCTGTCCGTCGGCGCCACCGTCGCCCTGACCAGTGTGATCGTAGCCATGGCCACCGCCGCGACGGCGGACGGTCCCGGCTCAGTGCTGGTCGGCATCGCCGTCGGCCTCGTCGTCGGCGGCGCTGTCGGCCTGCTGAACGGCCTCATAGTGGCCTACCTGAAAGTCCCCTCATTCATGGCCACGCTCGGCTCCACCTCGGTGCTGACCGGATTGGCCCTGATCATCTCCAAGGGCGCCCCGATCGTCGGGGTGCCACTGACCTTCACCGATGCCCTGGCTACTTCCTCCGTCCTCGGAATCCCGGTGCCAGTCCTCGTCGGCATCACCCTGTCCATTGGCGTCGGTGTCTTCATGTCACGGATGCACGCGGGACGCAACATGTACGCCGTCGGCGGCAACCGCGCGGCCGCCCTGGTCGCCGGCGTCAACGTTAAGCGCACCATCATCCTGGCCTTCGTCATGTGCTCGATGCTCGCTGCTCTCGCCGGTATCCTGCTCACAGCCCGCGTCGGCTCCGGCGAAGCATCGCTCGGTGCCAGTTACGTCATGCTTTCCATCGCGGCAGCCGTCCTCGGCGGCACCTCGCTCTTCGGCGGCGAAGGCGTCTTATGGCGGGTGGTCCTCGGTGTGGTTTTCCTGGGCGTGCTCAGCAACGGCATGAACCTGCTGCAATGTTTCCAGCTACGTCCAGGAATCGTGATCGGTGCCGTCCTGATTGCCGCGGTGGCGGTCGAGCGGTTCA includes:
- a CDS encoding ABC transporter permease, translating into MGFTIMEPRFLDGANLMNIARQSVFLLLIAMGQMIVLINAQLDLSVGATVALTSVIVAMATAATADGPGSVLVGIAVGLVVGGAVGLLNGLIVAYLKVPSFMATLGSTSVLTGLALIISKGAPIVGVPLTFTDALATSSVLGIPVPVLVGITLSIGVGVFMSRMHAGRNMYAVGGNRAAALVAGVNVKRTIILAFVMCSMLAALAGILLTARVGSGEASLGASYVMLSIAAAVLGGTSLFGGEGVLWRVVLGVVFLGVLSNGMNLLQCFQLRPGIVIGAVLIAAVAVERFRETT